In Natrinema salaciae, the following are encoded in one genomic region:
- a CDS encoding PstS family phosphate ABC transporter substrate-binding protein, protein MADNQFGRDAVSRRKFIAGTGAAGVAALAGCSETSSGNGDDDELSGEVIVKGSSTVFPISDEMAQRFMEDHPSVNVTTDPTGSGGGFENHFCPGNADINGASRPIKQEEKDHCAENDVSPIEMHIAGDALTVAVSPENDWVDSMTFDELAQIWGDDSATTWSDVNSDWPDEDLKLYGPDTTSGTYDWFSENVNGGSHRTEYEGTEDDNTIIQGLENSPYAMGYFGYAYYAENEDRVKALKIAESESNEPSAPSLQAASKGTYPLARPLFIYPAEGSLQSEEVYEFVKFYLEKSSADWIADEVGYVPASQDMVDENMSKLESAAGE, encoded by the coding sequence ATGGCAGACAACCAGTTCGGACGCGACGCAGTATCGCGACGGAAGTTCATCGCCGGAACGGGTGCCGCCGGTGTGGCAGCTCTCGCAGGCTGCAGCGAGACGAGCAGCGGGAACGGTGACGACGACGAACTCTCCGGAGAGGTCATCGTCAAGGGGTCGAGTACCGTCTTCCCCATCTCGGACGAGATGGCCCAGCGGTTCATGGAGGACCATCCGAGCGTCAACGTCACGACCGACCCGACCGGGAGCGGTGGCGGCTTCGAGAACCACTTCTGCCCCGGGAACGCTGACATCAACGGCGCATCGCGGCCGATCAAACAGGAAGAGAAAGACCACTGCGCCGAGAACGACGTCTCGCCGATCGAGATGCACATCGCGGGCGACGCGCTCACGGTAGCCGTCAGCCCCGAGAACGACTGGGTCGATAGCATGACCTTCGACGAACTGGCACAGATCTGGGGCGACGACAGCGCCACCACGTGGTCCGACGTCAATTCCGACTGGCCCGACGAAGACCTCAAGCTCTACGGCCCCGACACGACCTCGGGTACCTACGACTGGTTCAGCGAGAACGTCAACGGCGGCAGCCACCGGACCGAGTACGAGGGCACCGAGGACGACAACACCATCATTCAGGGCCTCGAGAACAGCCCGTACGCGATGGGGTACTTCGGCTACGCGTACTACGCCGAAAACGAAGACCGCGTCAAGGCCCTCAAGATTGCAGAGAGCGAAAGCAACGAACCGTCCGCTCCGAGTCTGCAGGCGGCCAGCAAGGGAACGTATCCGCTGGCCCGACCGCTGTTCATCTACCCCGCCGAGGGCTCCCTCCAGAGCGAGGAGGTCTACGAGTTCGTCAAGTTCTACCTCGAGAAATCCAGCGCCGATTGGATCGCGGACGAGGTCGGCTACGTCCCCGCGAGCCAGGATATGGTCGACGAGAACATGAGCAAACTCGAGAGCGCAGCGGGCGAGTAA
- a CDS encoding phosphate uptake regulator PhoU, producing the protein METRKVQVTGGSTYTVSLPKTWATENDVSAGTTVEFYPEDDALLLTPRSETDRQEGTLDISNLEGERLTRAVMTMYVSGFDIIRLEAGRITTDQRRAIRDATQGLVGVEVLEETTDSVVIQDLLDSSELSIVNAVTRMRLIAQSMLEDGVRALVENDDDIAHDVIERDDDVDRLWLVVSRIFRATLRSPRAAEELGVPREDCFDFHSSARQLERVADHATKISNLALKLDEIPEPVAAALEELHGDAATVLEKSMDALFAEETGNANRLGHDARETVLEIDEHTRTLDDMLRDLDPVQAQSLGLIVDSLSRSADYGGNIAETALQKAAPRP; encoded by the coding sequence ATGGAGACGCGAAAGGTCCAGGTGACGGGCGGGTCGACGTACACCGTCTCGTTGCCGAAGACGTGGGCGACGGAGAACGACGTCAGCGCCGGGACGACCGTCGAGTTCTATCCGGAAGACGACGCGCTCTTGCTGACGCCACGCAGCGAAACCGATCGCCAGGAGGGAACGCTCGACATCTCGAACCTCGAGGGCGAGCGGCTGACCCGGGCCGTGATGACGATGTACGTCAGCGGCTTCGACATCATCAGGCTCGAGGCGGGCCGGATCACGACCGACCAGCGCCGAGCGATCCGCGACGCGACCCAGGGGCTGGTCGGCGTCGAGGTACTCGAGGAGACGACCGACAGCGTGGTCATCCAGGACCTGCTGGATTCCTCGGAGCTGTCGATCGTCAACGCCGTCACGCGCATGCGCCTGATCGCGCAGTCGATGCTCGAGGACGGGGTGCGGGCGCTGGTCGAGAACGACGACGACATCGCACACGACGTGATCGAGCGCGACGACGACGTCGACCGGCTCTGGCTCGTCGTCTCGCGGATCTTCCGCGCGACGCTTCGCTCTCCGCGCGCCGCCGAAGAACTGGGCGTTCCCCGGGAGGACTGCTTCGACTTCCACTCGAGCGCACGGCAGCTCGAGCGGGTCGCCGACCACGCCACCAAGATCAGCAACCTCGCGCTCAAACTCGACGAGATCCCGGAGCCCGTCGCGGCGGCGCTCGAGGAGCTCCACGGCGACGCCGCCACGGTCCTCGAGAAGTCGATGGATGCCCTGTTCGCCGAAGAGACGGGCAACGCAAACCGGCTCGGCCACGACGCCCGCGAGACCGTCCTCGAGATCGACGAGCACACGCGGACGCTCGACGATATGCTCCGCGATCTGGATCCGGTCCAGGCGCAGTCGCTGGGGCTGATCGTCGACTCGCTGTCCAGGAGCGCCGACTACGGCGGGAACATCGCGGAGACGGCGCTCCAGAAAGCCGCGCCCCGTCCCTGA